TAAAATTACTAGGTGTTAGTTGAATTCGGATAGGTGCCCTTCTAAACCGTAGAGAATCCTGTGAAGGCTTGCCCCAGTTGACGAATGCTGTTATTCTGCCACCTTGTAAGTTCACAATTACGGACGGAGCTTTCGCAGACGACGGATACAGAAAGTGAGAAGTAGCCCGTGAAGAAGAAAACGCTCGCGCTGGTTATCGCAGCCGTGATCGCCGCGGGGATAGCGGGATCCGCCGGACCCGCAAATTCCGCACAGAAAAGGTTCTTGGCGATCGGGGGAGGGTCCGTGACCGGCATCTACTATCAGGTGGCCGTGGGCGTCTGTAGACTGGTCAAGGAGCAGCTCGGCAGTCAGGGCTATACCTGCAGTGGCCAAATGGCCCTCGGCTCAGTCACCAACATCAAAGCCATGAGCCAAGGCTGGCACCACTTTGCCGTCGCACAGTCCGACATCAACTGGCAGGCGTACAATGGCAAGGGGAAATGGAAGGGCAGGCCGTACGAGGGCCTCCGGAGCGTGTTCAGCATCCATGCTGAAACCGTCATGCTGGTGGCACGCGCCGATGCCGGCATCAGGTCAGTCAACGACCTCCGCGGCAAGCGGGTGAACATCGGCGATCCAGGCTCGGGCTTTCGGAAAAACGCCGTGGATGTCCTCAGGATCTACGGGATGGAGGACTGGTGGAACGATATCTCCGACCGAGAGTTGGTGGTGGATGAGGCCGTACGAGCTCTACGGAGAGGGAAGATCGACGCCTTCTTCTACACTGTGGGCAATCCCTGGGGCGCCGGCATAGAGCTTGCGAGACAT
The sequence above is drawn from the Candidatus Methylomirabilota bacterium genome and encodes:
- a CDS encoding TAXI family TRAP transporter solute-binding subunit, which gives rise to MKKKTLALVIAAVIAAGIAGSAGPANSAQKRFLAIGGGSVTGIYYQVAVGVCRLVKEQLGSQGYTCSGQMALGSVTNIKAMSQGWHHFAVAQSDINWQAYNGKGKWKGRPYEGLRSVFSIHAETVMLVARADAGIRSVNDLRGKRVNIGDPGSGFRKNAVDVLRIYGMEDWWNDISDRELVVDEAVRALRRGKIDAFFYTVGNPWGAGIELARHTKIRMIPIDAPGIKKLVADHPYYVATAIPGGIYKGVGKAVPTYGVKATFVTSEEVSEKVVYDIVKTVFDNLDRFRNMHPAFASIQPEDMLTGLSAPLHPGALRYYKEKGWM